The Musa acuminata AAA Group cultivar baxijiao chromosome BXJ2-2, Cavendish_Baxijiao_AAA, whole genome shotgun sequence genome has a segment encoding these proteins:
- the LOC135606090 gene encoding SKP1-like protein 21 isoform X2, producing MKSFIWLQCADGSIQQVEEEVAMFCPMIYREILQTGMGSSKNYAISLPERVNPAILSLIFDYCRFHQVPGRSNKERKSFDEKFIRMDTKRLCELTSAADSLQLKPLVDLTSRALARMIEGKTPEEIRETFHLPDDLTEEEKLEPLKNVNDDPRIRLLNRLYAKKRKELKERQKLKNTEVKEEKKDERSVDEILSFINGDEDSKGVKAIKNKKKNRKKKDLPKDISRNDPAKVHKKKEATFSPSPSQSSEAQENDEDAFASNGEFEDGDIDDELDPAVKEELDREVEDFARRLNSDWPERMQEILSFGQDRRLVPKLMNSNGSLKKFTGLDRR from the exons ATGAAGTCATTTATCTGGCTCCAATGTGCTGATGGGTCAATTCAACAAGTTGAAGAGGAGGTTGCAATGTTTTGTCCTATGATATACCGAGAGATCCTCCAGACAGGGATGGGATCTTCTAAGAACTATGCTATATCTTTACCTGAACGTGTCAACCCGGCAATTCTCAGCTTGATATTTGATTATTGCCGATTTCATCAAGTTCCAGGCCGCTCAAATAAG GAACGGAAATCCTTTGATGAGAAATTCATCAGGATGGACACAAAACGACTGTGTGAGTTGACTTCTGCAGCAGACAGCCTCCAACTAAAGCCATTGGTCGATCTTACCAGTCGAGCACTTGCTCGAATGATAGAAGGGAAGACACCAGAAGAGATTCGGGAGACATTTCATTTGCCAGATGATCTTACTGag GAAGAGAAGCTGGAGCCATTGAAAAATGTGAATGATGATCCACGAATTCGGTTGCTCAATCGATTGTATGCTAAAAAACGAAAAGAATTAAAAGAGCGGCAGAAATTAAAG AACACTGAAGtaaaggaagagaagaaagatgaGCGTTCAGTTGATGAAATCTTATCTTTTATAAATGGAGATGAAG ACTCTAAAGGAGTTAAAGCTAttaagaataagaaaaagaacaggaagaagaaaGATCTTCCAAAAGATATTTCCAGAAATGACCCTGCCAAAGTGCACAAGAAG AAGGAAGCTACATTTTCTCCGAGTCCAAGTCAAAGTTCAGAAGCACAGGAGAACGATGAAGATGCTTTTGCATCAAATGGTGAATTTGAAGATGGTGATATTGATGATGAGTTAGATCCTGCAGTGAAGGAAGAACTTGATAG AGAAGTGGAAGATTTTGCCAGGAGACTAAATTCTGATTGGCCCGAAAGAATGCAAGAAATTTTGTCTTTTGGACAAGATAGAAGGCTCGTTCCAAAATTGATGAACTCTAACGGTTCACTTAAGAAGTTCACAG GATTGGACAGGAGATAG
- the LOC135606090 gene encoding SKP1-like protein 21 isoform X1 yields the protein MSESEKAIIKPEVMKSFIWLQCADGSIQQVEEEVAMFCPMIYREILQTGMGSSKNYAISLPERVNPAILSLIFDYCRFHQVPGRSNKERKSFDEKFIRMDTKRLCELTSAADSLQLKPLVDLTSRALARMIEGKTPEEIRETFHLPDDLTEEEKLEPLKNVNDDPRIRLLNRLYAKKRKELKERQKLKNTEVKEEKKDERSVDEILSFINGDEDSKGVKAIKNKKKNRKKKDLPKDISRNDPAKVHKKKEATFSPSPSQSSEAQENDEDAFASNGEFEDGDIDDELDPAVKEELDREVEDFARRLNSDWPERMQEILSFGQDRRLVPKLMNSNGSLKKFTGLDRR from the exons ATGTCAGAGAGCGAAAAGGCTATAATAAAGCCAGAG GTCATGAAGTCATTTATCTGGCTCCAATGTGCTGATGGGTCAATTCAACAAGTTGAAGAGGAGGTTGCAATGTTTTGTCCTATGATATACCGAGAGATCCTCCAGACAGGGATGGGATCTTCTAAGAACTATGCTATATCTTTACCTGAACGTGTCAACCCGGCAATTCTCAGCTTGATATTTGATTATTGCCGATTTCATCAAGTTCCAGGCCGCTCAAATAAG GAACGGAAATCCTTTGATGAGAAATTCATCAGGATGGACACAAAACGACTGTGTGAGTTGACTTCTGCAGCAGACAGCCTCCAACTAAAGCCATTGGTCGATCTTACCAGTCGAGCACTTGCTCGAATGATAGAAGGGAAGACACCAGAAGAGATTCGGGAGACATTTCATTTGCCAGATGATCTTACTGag GAAGAGAAGCTGGAGCCATTGAAAAATGTGAATGATGATCCACGAATTCGGTTGCTCAATCGATTGTATGCTAAAAAACGAAAAGAATTAAAAGAGCGGCAGAAATTAAAG AACACTGAAGtaaaggaagagaagaaagatgaGCGTTCAGTTGATGAAATCTTATCTTTTATAAATGGAGATGAAG ACTCTAAAGGAGTTAAAGCTAttaagaataagaaaaagaacaggaagaagaaaGATCTTCCAAAAGATATTTCCAGAAATGACCCTGCCAAAGTGCACAAGAAG AAGGAAGCTACATTTTCTCCGAGTCCAAGTCAAAGTTCAGAAGCACAGGAGAACGATGAAGATGCTTTTGCATCAAATGGTGAATTTGAAGATGGTGATATTGATGATGAGTTAGATCCTGCAGTGAAGGAAGAACTTGATAG AGAAGTGGAAGATTTTGCCAGGAGACTAAATTCTGATTGGCCCGAAAGAATGCAAGAAATTTTGTCTTTTGGACAAGATAGAAGGCTCGTTCCAAAATTGATGAACTCTAACGGTTCACTTAAGAAGTTCACAG GATTGGACAGGAGATAG